One part of the Dyadobacter sp. 676 genome encodes these proteins:
- a CDS encoding SDR family oxidoreductase: MDTLNSNFSLESKKVVILGGSSGLGLATAKAAAAEGAHVIVVSSNAARVQNAVLELQGNGFGMQADLSDEASVKRLFEEIGTFDHLVFTAGENLLLGSIAETEVGKARAFFNLRYWGAFTAVKYAAPRVNAGGSIVLTGGIASARPNAGWSVGASICAAMEGFTRAMAVELAPVRVNLVSPGVVRTSLWSAMEETERDAFYDQIAGTLPVRHVGEAGQLAQTYLYLMKQPFVTGQILVTDGGAGARLITPRLLHAVLSHARLQPLRRRSR; the protein is encoded by the coding sequence ATGGATACGTTAAATTCGAATTTCTCTCTCGAAAGCAAAAAAGTAGTGATCCTCGGCGGTAGCTCGGGACTGGGGCTGGCCACCGCCAAAGCGGCAGCGGCGGAAGGTGCGCACGTGATCGTGGTATCGAGCAACGCGGCGCGGGTGCAGAATGCCGTATTGGAATTACAGGGCAACGGTTTTGGAATGCAGGCCGATCTTTCCGACGAGGCGTCGGTCAAGCGGCTGTTTGAAGAAATCGGCACATTCGATCACCTCGTTTTCACGGCAGGGGAAAATCTGCTGCTTGGAAGCATCGCCGAAACCGAGGTTGGGAAGGCCCGTGCTTTTTTCAACTTGCGTTACTGGGGGGCATTCACGGCGGTTAAGTACGCCGCGCCACGGGTGAATGCGGGTGGCTCGATCGTGCTCACGGGCGGGATCGCGAGCGCACGTCCGAACGCGGGCTGGTCCGTTGGTGCCAGTATTTGTGCGGCTATGGAGGGCTTTACGAGGGCTATGGCAGTGGAACTGGCGCCCGTACGTGTTAACCTCGTTTCTCCGGGCGTAGTCCGCACGAGCCTTTGGTCGGCCATGGAGGAAACGGAACGCGATGCATTTTACGACCAGATTGCCGGCACATTGCCTGTGCGCCATGTGGGCGAAGCCGGGCAGCTTGCGCAAACGTACCTTTACCTGATGAAACAGCCTTTCGTTACAGGCCAGATCCTCGTTACCGACGGCGGAGCCGGTGCTCGTCTGATCACCCCGCGATTACTACATGCAGTCCTTTCGCACGCAAGGCTTCAACCCTTGCGTCGTCGGAGTCGGTAA
- a CDS encoding DeoR/GlpR family DNA-binding transcription regulator, which translates to MNFQERKRKILAALDERESLSVFELAEILETSPATIRRDLGDIAGEGLLIRTHGGAMKMESPVLTGFLEKAGVNSPSKELIAARAADYVHDGDIIFLDCGSTVFGMCRFLKKKNIRVITNSLPVLAELIDVPSIQINLIGGELNKARKAVHGDKAVQHINGYHAHKAFIGVDGLSAGNGLTAHSEHESGITSAFIRNAAQVLLLCDATKIGKDSYVKFADLSAIHTLITDSDDARVEALRAKGLHVVIAG; encoded by the coding sequence ATGAACTTCCAAGAGAGAAAGAGGAAAATTCTGGCAGCGCTCGACGAGAGAGAAAGCCTGAGCGTTTTCGAACTGGCGGAAATACTGGAAACCTCGCCCGCCACCATCCGTCGGGACTTGGGCGACATTGCCGGAGAAGGGCTGCTTATACGCACGCACGGAGGCGCGATGAAAATGGAAAGCCCTGTGCTCACCGGCTTTTTGGAGAAAGCGGGCGTGAATAGTCCCTCGAAGGAACTGATCGCCGCGAGGGCGGCCGACTATGTGCACGACGGAGATATTATCTTCCTCGATTGCGGCAGTACAGTGTTCGGGATGTGCCGTTTCCTGAAAAAGAAAAATATCCGCGTCATTACCAACTCGCTACCCGTTCTGGCCGAACTGATCGACGTACCTTCGATCCAGATCAACCTGATCGGCGGGGAATTGAACAAAGCCCGAAAAGCGGTGCACGGCGACAAGGCTGTCCAGCATATCAATGGTTACCATGCGCATAAAGCATTCATCGGAGTCGACGGGCTTTCGGCCGGGAACGGCCTCACCGCGCACAGCGAACACGAGTCGGGCATTACCAGTGCATTTATACGCAATGCGGCGCAAGTGCTGCTGTTATGCGACGCTACCAAGATCGGGAAAGACAGCTATGTAAAGTTCGCCGACCTTTCGGCCATTCACACGCTGATTACCGACTCCGACGACGCAAGGGTTGAAGCCTTGCGTGCGAAAGGACTGCATGTAGTAATCGCGGGGTGA
- a CDS encoding Crp/Fnr family transcriptional regulator, which yields MPQRLIAFLQLTKAIPPDDQETILNAFRLRDFREGDVLFKGGGVCQEMFFVLNGVLRIMVTNEKGNEVTHYFLKENQFCTILNSFNNHVTAHESICAACHTQVLSITKADLFSLYVRMPYLKAMIETITNQTLLEKIQIRNAYLGQDSAARYQQFLIRQSDIATRVPLSDVASYLGITPQSLSRIRKNLR from the coding sequence ATGCCCCAGCGACTGATTGCGTTTCTCCAGCTGACCAAAGCGATTCCGCCGGATGACCAGGAAACGATCCTGAATGCATTCCGACTGCGCGATTTCAGGGAAGGGGACGTGTTGTTCAAAGGCGGAGGGGTATGCCAGGAAATGTTTTTTGTATTGAATGGCGTGCTGCGCATTATGGTTACCAACGAGAAGGGCAATGAGGTAACGCATTACTTTTTGAAGGAAAACCAGTTCTGTACTATTTTAAACAGCTTCAATAACCATGTAACCGCACATGAAAGTATCTGCGCGGCTTGTCATACGCAAGTTTTGAGTATTACGAAAGCCGATCTGTTTTCACTCTACGTCCGCATGCCATATCTGAAGGCGATGATCGAGACCATTACCAACCAGACTTTGCTGGAAAAGATACAGATCCGGAATGCATATCTGGGACAGGATTCGGCTGCACGGTACCAGCAGTTTCTGATCCGCCAGTCGGACATTGCCACGCGTGTGCCGCTTTCGGATGTGGCTTCTTACCTGGGCATTACCCCGCAATCGCTCAGCCGGATACGGAAAAATCTGCGCTGA
- a CDS encoding RagB/SusD family nutrient uptake outer membrane protein produces MIKRKYIFNTLFSAFGLVALAGCSNDFLDQENPNAVSAPTFYRTPDDVALAVNGIYHSLRDGNGIGENSGLYSEERSDNTGRNDNQSNAGEPFQFNDFSLLPSNTYLKTHWLTLYQMVTRCNQVLAGVERVTFSDNNLKEQYKAEAKFIRALTYFHLVRKWGDVPLVTKELLSTDEVTAATYREKQDVVYAQIVQDLKDALASTLPDNQTANTKGKVTKNAANALLGQVYLTMAGTLDPANRTANLNEAKKYLMASYNLRPFGTLKEIPYADVFDVNKKSTNGEIIFQVVNKQGDINFSSSIARNNQAKGETINSLFASSGSGGNVTPDLVQDYEEGDVRKEFSIKYANDPIVKDYFITKYRDASAAATTNGYGGNDWILIRYADVILMLAEVNMQLGDETAAIGFLDQVRERAGLPKYAVSKANAAYAANYPTLKLAILHERRVELAFENHRWFDLLRFFTTDELVAYFKSKKQENFGIAKLSNFGKKDRYYPIPFDETKLNPEKMYQNEGY; encoded by the coding sequence ATGATCAAGCGTAAATATATTTTCAATACCCTATTTTCAGCCTTCGGGCTCGTGGCGCTGGCAGGCTGTTCCAACGACTTTCTCGACCAGGAAAACCCCAACGCGGTGTCGGCCCCGACATTTTACCGCACGCCCGACGACGTTGCTTTGGCCGTAAACGGCATTTATCATTCGCTCCGCGACGGTAACGGCATCGGCGAGAACAGCGGCTTGTACAGCGAAGAACGTTCGGACAATACCGGCCGGAACGACAACCAGTCGAATGCCGGCGAGCCGTTCCAGTTCAACGATTTTTCGCTCCTTCCAAGCAATACCTACCTGAAAACGCACTGGCTGACGCTCTACCAGATGGTAACCCGCTGCAACCAGGTGCTTGCAGGCGTCGAACGCGTGACTTTTTCGGACAATAACCTGAAAGAGCAATACAAGGCCGAGGCGAAGTTTATCCGGGCACTGACCTACTTTCACCTCGTGCGCAAATGGGGCGATGTGCCTCTGGTAACGAAGGAACTCCTCAGCACCGACGAAGTAACCGCGGCGACGTACCGCGAGAAGCAGGACGTGGTTTATGCGCAGATCGTGCAGGATTTGAAAGATGCATTGGCTTCCACATTACCGGACAACCAGACAGCCAACACCAAGGGAAAGGTTACCAAAAATGCCGCCAACGCATTGCTGGGGCAGGTTTACCTGACTATGGCGGGCACTCTGGACCCTGCTAACCGCACCGCCAACCTGAACGAGGCGAAGAAATACCTCATGGCGTCGTACAACCTGCGCCCGTTCGGCACATTGAAGGAAATTCCTTACGCGGATGTGTTCGATGTGAACAAAAAGTCGACGAACGGCGAAATCATATTCCAGGTAGTGAACAAGCAGGGCGACATCAACTTTTCGTCGTCGATCGCCCGCAACAATCAGGCCAAAGGCGAAACGATCAACTCGTTGTTCGCGTCGTCGGGCTCGGGCGGGAATGTTACGCCCGACCTCGTGCAGGATTATGAAGAAGGGGATGTACGGAAGGAATTCTCCATCAAATATGCCAACGATCCCATCGTGAAGGATTATTTTATCACCAAATACCGCGATGCCAGCGCTGCCGCGACTACCAATGGCTACGGCGGCAACGACTGGATACTGATCCGCTATGCCGACGTGATCCTGATGCTCGCGGAAGTGAACATGCAGCTGGGCGACGAGACGGCCGCTATCGGCTTCCTGGATCAGGTGCGCGAGCGTGCAGGTTTGCCCAAATACGCTGTTTCCAAAGCCAATGCCGCTTACGCAGCTAATTATCCCACATTGAAACTCGCCATCCTGCACGAGCGCCGGGTGGAACTTGCATTCGAAAACCACCGCTGGTTCGATTTGCTGCGCTTTTTCACTACCGACGAACTGGTGGCTTACTTCAAAAGCAAGAAACAGGAGAACTTCGGTATCGCGAAGCTCAGCAACTTCGGTAAGAAGGACCGGTACTATCCCATCCCGTTCGACGAAACAAAGCTGAACCCGGAGAAGATGTATCAGAACGAAGGTTATTAA
- a CDS encoding outer membrane beta-barrel family protein, producing MSKISKKEAVSFAAVSINQSKDSTLIKADVADEHGAFRVGGIPAGRYFVRISAVGQQMYSSTVFEVADRDVDLPAITMTPEAKQLNEVKVTGTKPLIEVKNDRMVFNVEASINATGSNALDLLQRSPGVQIDREENILVRGKTGVRIYIDGRPSPLAGKDLASTLKSMNSADIEAIEIITNPSAKFDAAGDLGIINIRLKKNAKLGTNGNLSLGGMFGITPKYNASLNLNHRDKKLNIFGNYGFNQGAWHNTTYDDQILNNVAYNKVWHGIWRDTTHSAKIGADYFINSKNTLGFSANGRISNHNGGGESETFISKRNNLTADSLLLSSRTSNPEKNKNLNLNVNYRYADTTGHELNIDADYGRFSSRGISYQPNKYHFQSTSDEPIERNYVSKTPVDITIKSFKIDYEQPLGKGKLGYGIKLSDVKSDNTFNFYNVLKNEEVIDTNRSNRFKYLERVYAAYVNYNISLGKKWDLQAGLRAEHTKSLGDLTSYKHNDLDKVDTTYLNFFPSGAISYRASKNHTWNLNYSRRINRPSYQNLNPFEYRVDELVYSKGNPFLKPEYANSFKLSHVYKGILTTSFGYRRTKFPVVGLRIPYDSSRTYFITENLDYSQGFSLDVSVTTPVTKWWELNFNISGYHNLWKAALDNGVIVNNRTTAFNLNGQNTFKFKNNWTVELSGWYNSPYRRIDYNWQMGMVDIGVQKKFWKENASLKMTFSDLFHTARGGYTSAYAGIETRLRFRFEGQMLRINFNYRFGSKEIKAARNRRSGSEDELNRIKG from the coding sequence TTGTCAAAAATCAGCAAAAAAGAAGCCGTGAGCTTTGCGGCGGTATCCATTAATCAATCCAAAGATTCGACTCTTATAAAGGCCGACGTCGCCGATGAACATGGTGCGTTCCGCGTCGGCGGTATACCGGCCGGCCGGTACTTTGTCCGCATTTCGGCCGTGGGCCAGCAAATGTACAGTTCCACGGTGTTCGAGGTGGCCGACCGGGATGTGGACCTTCCGGCTATTACTATGACGCCGGAAGCGAAGCAGTTGAACGAGGTAAAAGTTACCGGCACCAAACCTCTGATCGAGGTTAAGAACGACAGGATGGTTTTCAATGTGGAGGCGAGCATCAATGCCACCGGCTCCAATGCACTCGACCTGCTGCAACGCTCACCCGGCGTACAGATCGACCGGGAGGAAAATATTCTGGTAAGGGGCAAAACCGGTGTCCGCATTTACATCGACGGCCGCCCTTCACCGCTCGCGGGCAAAGATCTCGCGTCGACACTCAAAAGCATGAATTCCGCCGATATCGAAGCCATTGAAATCATAACGAATCCTTCCGCAAAGTTCGATGCGGCGGGCGACCTCGGCATTATCAATATCCGCCTGAAAAAGAACGCAAAGCTCGGCACCAACGGCAACCTCAGCCTGGGCGGAATGTTCGGGATTACCCCGAAATACAACGCCTCCCTGAACCTGAACCATCGCGATAAGAAGCTCAATATCTTCGGAAACTACGGTTTCAACCAGGGCGCGTGGCATAACACCACCTATGACGATCAGATCCTGAACAATGTAGCCTATAATAAAGTGTGGCACGGCATATGGCGCGATACCACACATAGCGCGAAAATAGGCGCCGACTATTTCATCAATTCCAAAAACACGCTCGGTTTCAGTGCCAATGGCCGGATCAGCAACCACAACGGCGGTGGAGAGAGTGAAACGTTTATCAGCAAGCGGAACAACCTTACGGCCGATTCGCTCCTGTTATCGTCGCGAACCTCGAACCCGGAGAAAAATAAGAACCTCAACCTGAATGTAAATTACCGCTACGCGGATACCACCGGCCACGAACTGAATATCGATGCCGATTACGGGAGGTTTTCGTCGCGCGGGATTAGCTACCAGCCCAACAAATACCATTTTCAGAGCACGAGCGACGAACCGATCGAGCGGAATTATGTAAGTAAAACACCGGTGGACATCACCATTAAATCATTCAAAATCGATTACGAACAGCCGCTCGGAAAAGGGAAACTGGGTTACGGGATAAAATTGTCGGACGTCAAATCGGACAATACATTCAATTTTTACAATGTATTGAAAAACGAGGAAGTGATCGACACCAACCGCAGCAACCGTTTCAAATACCTCGAACGCGTTTATGCGGCGTATGTCAATTATAATATTTCACTGGGCAAGAAATGGGATTTGCAGGCGGGGCTGCGCGCGGAGCACACCAAATCGCTCGGTGACCTGACCAGCTACAAACACAACGACCTCGACAAAGTCGATACGACTTACCTCAACTTCTTTCCCAGCGGGGCCATTTCGTACAGGGCCTCGAAAAACCATACCTGGAACCTCAATTACAGCCGGCGCATCAACCGCCCCAGCTACCAGAATCTCAATCCGTTTGAATACCGTGTCGACGAACTGGTTTATTCCAAAGGCAATCCGTTCCTCAAACCGGAATATGCCAACAGCTTCAAGCTCTCTCATGTGTACAAGGGCATTCTGACCACTTCTTTCGGTTACCGTCGTACGAAATTTCCGGTGGTAGGCCTGCGCATTCCCTACGACAGCAGCCGCACCTATTTCATCACCGAAAACCTGGATTACTCGCAAGGTTTCAGTCTGGATGTAAGCGTCACCACGCCCGTCACCAAATGGTGGGAGCTCAACTTCAACATCAGCGGGTACCACAACCTCTGGAAAGCAGCCCTGGACAATGGCGTGATCGTCAATAACCGGACCACCGCATTCAACCTCAATGGCCAGAATACCTTCAAGTTCAAAAACAACTGGACTGTGGAACTTTCCGGCTGGTACAACTCTCCATATCGCCGGATCGATTACAACTGGCAAATGGGTATGGTCGATATCGGCGTGCAAAAGAAATTCTGGAAAGAGAATGCGAGCCTGAAAATGACGTTCAGCGATTTGTTCCATACCGCCAGAGGCGGCTATACGTCGGCGTACGCGGGCATCGAAACGCGCCTTCGGTTCCGTTTTGAAGGTCAGATGCTGCGCATTAACTTCAACTACCGCTTCGGAAGCAAGGAAATCAAAGCGGCACGCAACCGGAGGTCAGGGTCGGAGGACGAACTGAACCGTATCAAAGGTTAA
- a CDS encoding HAMP domain-containing sensor histidine kinase: MPLKDSIYRTWIGLSGDPLVFPLNARIFHSVCLISIFALTYNIPFNYAIGLPKIALASLIVLLIAIALYYASRFKNQVGVSTLLANVVGLSLFIANYFLNSGLRGPTDLFFLLFLLLSIAISPAGQYKVWIPVNVMVLIILNLTEFYHPHLVPDTYTTRPNRFVDHMSAYVVVAAIAYFSIHYIRWSYEHEKMSAIEKAKAIELQNFRIVKQNEELEKLNAEKNKLMSIVAHDLRSPLASIQNFLELLTQHELDEAQKLDIENDLLNSTKNTLAMLSKLLDWSKSQLHGVSAHMEQLNLHALFEPTLNLERDIAARKNINLAYYFDPSASIYADSDMMQLILRNIVGNAIKFTPEGGHIIVKAEAREKNCLISVKDDGIGMSAGKQESIFSLNVESTFGTNNERGVGLGLMLCMEFIKAQNGRIWLESTPGQGTCFYISIPIFDKDNIHQTDLR; this comes from the coding sequence TTGCCTCTCAAAGATTCGATCTACCGAACATGGATTGGTTTATCCGGTGACCCGTTGGTCTTTCCCTTGAATGCCCGGATATTCCACTCGGTATGCCTGATATCTATTTTCGCGCTCACCTACAATATACCATTCAACTATGCGATAGGACTGCCCAAAATTGCATTGGCTAGTCTTATCGTATTGCTGATCGCCATAGCATTATACTACGCCTCGCGGTTTAAGAACCAGGTCGGCGTCAGCACGTTGCTGGCGAATGTGGTTGGCCTGTCGTTGTTTATCGCCAACTATTTCCTGAATTCCGGCCTGCGCGGCCCCACCGATCTGTTTTTCCTGCTATTCCTGCTGCTCAGCATCGCGATCAGCCCGGCCGGGCAGTACAAGGTATGGATTCCGGTGAATGTCATGGTGCTGATCATTCTCAATCTGACCGAATTTTACCACCCGCACCTGGTGCCCGACACTTACACGACGCGCCCGAACCGGTTCGTGGATCATATGTCGGCCTATGTAGTGGTGGCGGCGATCGCTTATTTCAGCATTCATTATATCCGGTGGAGTTACGAGCATGAAAAGATGTCCGCCATCGAAAAAGCGAAGGCCATCGAGCTGCAAAATTTCCGGATTGTGAAGCAGAACGAGGAACTCGAAAAGCTCAATGCGGAGAAGAACAAGCTTATGTCGATCGTCGCACACGACCTGCGTTCGCCCCTGGCCAGTATTCAGAACTTCCTGGAACTGCTCACGCAGCACGAACTCGACGAGGCGCAGAAGCTCGATATTGAAAACGACCTCCTCAATTCGACCAAAAATACGCTGGCTATGCTTTCTAAACTGCTGGACTGGTCGAAATCGCAGCTGCACGGCGTTTCGGCACATATGGAGCAACTCAATTTACACGCGCTTTTCGAACCGACGCTGAATCTCGAACGCGACATCGCCGCCCGTAAGAACATCAATCTCGCTTATTATTTTGACCCTTCCGCCAGCATTTACGCCGACAGCGACATGATGCAGCTGATCCTCCGGAACATCGTGGGCAATGCGATCAAATTCACGCCGGAAGGCGGACATATCATTGTGAAAGCGGAAGCCCGTGAAAAAAATTGTCTGATTTCCGTGAAAGACGACGGGATCGGCATGTCGGCCGGAAAGCAGGAATCGATTTTTTCACTGAATGTGGAATCGACATTCGGGACCAACAATGAAAGGGGCGTTGGCCTGGGCCTGATGCTCTGTATGGAGTTCATCAAGGCCCAGAACGGCAGAATCTGGCTGGAAAGCACCCCGGGGCAAGGCACGTGCTTCTACATTTCCATCCCGATATTTGATAAAGACAACATTCACCAGACCGATTTACGGTGA
- a CDS encoding DUF4406 domain-containing protein: MNGMMILVAGPYRSGTNDDPVLMRKNLDKLESVTLRLFRAGHLPVIGEWVALPLLKLAGSKVPGDGPYEEILYPVAGRLLSKCDAILRLEGESKGADEDVRIGKERGLRIYYNLADVPGCG; this comes from the coding sequence ATGAACGGAATGATGATTCTCGTCGCCGGACCGTACCGGTCGGGTACCAACGACGACCCTGTTTTAATGCGTAAAAACCTCGACAAACTCGAATCGGTGACCTTGCGATTGTTCCGCGCCGGACATTTGCCGGTGATCGGGGAGTGGGTTGCATTGCCACTGCTCAAACTAGCCGGTTCCAAAGTGCCTGGCGACGGGCCTTACGAGGAAATTTTATACCCGGTAGCCGGTCGCCTTTTGTCCAAATGCGATGCGATTCTCAGGCTGGAAGGCGAATCAAAGGGAGCGGACGAGGATGTCAGGATAGGGAAGGAGCGGGGTTTACGGATTTATTACAACTTGGCCGATGTACCGGGTTGCGGGTGA